The Streptomyces sp. TLI_105 DNA segment CCCCGACTACCCGAAGCCGGGCGTGCTGTTCAAGGACATCACGCCGCTGCTCGCGGACCCGGCGGCGTTCACGGCGCTCACCGACGCCCTCGCCGGGCTGTGCTCCGCGCACGGCGCGACGAAGATCGTCGGCCTGGAGGCCCGCGGCTTCATCCTGGCCGCCCCGGTGGCCGTCCGCGCGGGCCTGGGCTTCATCCCGGTACGCAAGGCCGGCAAGCTGCCCGGGGCCACGCTCCGCCAGGCGTACGAGCTGGAGTACGGCACCGCCGAGATCGAGGTGCACGCCGAGGACCTGGCCGCGGGCGACCGCGTCATGGTCATCGACGACGTCCTCGCCACCGGCGGCACGGCCGAGGCCTCCATCGAGCTGATCCGCCGCGCGGGCGCCGAGGTCGCGGGCGTCGCCGTCCTCATGGAACTCGGCTTCCTCCCGGGCCGCGCCCGGCTGGAACCGGCCCTGAACGGCGCGCCGCTCACGGCACTCATCACGGTCTGACATCGGGGTTCACCCCGATCGGGGCGCTCCGGGGAATCCCCGGGGCGCCCCTCCGCGTTCTCCCGTACGTACCCCGCGTCGCGCGACCCTGCCCGTGCCGGAGCCATTCGAAACCCGGGCGCGTGAGCACAGCCACTCGTGGCTCGATACCATGGCCTTTCCGGGCCTGACCGGGGGACCCGGAACCGCACGAGGAGCGCTCTTGCCAGACGAGGCCCAGTCACTCTCCGCCGCGCAGCCCGACCCGAAGGCCGAAAAGGCCGCGCCGGGGACCGGCACGCCCCAGAACAAGCCAGCGGAGACCAGGCCCACGCCTGCTGCGGCTGCGCCCGCCCCCGCGCCCGCCACCCCCGAGCGGCCCGCGCCCGCCCGCTCCGGCGGCTCGTCCAACCGCGTCCGTGCCCGCCTCGCCCGGCTAGGCGTCCAGCGCTCCTCCCCGTACAACCCGGTCCTCGAACCGCTGCTGCGGATCGTCCGCTCCAACGACCCCAAGATCGAGACGGCGACGCTCCGCCAGATCGAGCGGGCCTACCAGGTCGCCGAGCGCTGGCACCGGGGCCAGAAGCGCAAGAGCGGCGACCCGTACATCACGCACCCGCTCGCCGTCACCACCATCCTCGCCGAGCTCGGCATGGACCCGGCGACCCTGATGGCCGGGCTGCTCCACGACACCGTCGAGGACACCGAGTACGGCCTGGAGGACCTGCGCCGCGACTTCGGCGACCAGGTCACGCTCCTCGTCGACGGCGTCACCAAGCTCGACAAGGTCAGGTTCGGCGAGGCCGCGCAGGCCGAGACCGTCCGCAAGATGGTCGTCGCCATGGCCAAGGACCCGCGCGTCCTGGTCATCAAGCTCGCCGACCGCCTGCACAACATGCGCACCATGCGCTACCTCAAGCGGGAGAAGCAGGAGAAGAAGGCCCGCGAGACCCTCGAGATCTACGCGCCCCTGGCCCATCGCCTGGGCATGAACACCATCAAGTGGGAGCTGGAGGACCTCGCCTTCGCGATCCTCTACCCCAAGATGTACGACGAGATCGTCCGGCTCGTCGCCGAGCGCGCCCCCAAGCGGGACGAGTACCTCGCCATAGTGACCGACGAGGTCCAGGCCGACCTGCGGGCCGCCCGGATCAAGGCCACCGTCACCGGCCGCCCCAAGCACTACTACAGCGTCTACCAGAAGATGATCGTCCGCGGCCGTGACTTCGCGGAGATCTACGACCTGGTCGGCATCCGCGTCCTCGTGGACACCGTCCGCGACTGCTACGCGGCCCTCGGCACCGTCCACGCGCGATGGAACCCGGTCCCCGGCCGGTTCAAGGACTACATCGCGATGCCGAAGTTCAACATGTACCAGTCGCTGCACACGACGGTCATCGGACCCAACGGCAAGCCCGTCGAGCTCCAGATCCGCACCTTCGACATGCACCGGCGCGCCGAGTACGGCATCGCCGCGCACTGGAAGTACAAGCAGGAGGCCGTCGCCGGCGCCTCCAAGGTGCGCACCGACGTGCCGAGGAAGACCGGCAAGGACGACCACCTCAACGACATGGCGTGGCTGCGCCAGCTCCTCGACTGGCAGAAGGAGACCGAGGACCCCGGCGAGTTCCTGGAGTCCCTGCGCTTCGACCTCTCCCGCAACGAGGTCTTCGTCTTCACGCCGAAGGGCGACGTCATCGCGCTGCCCGCCGGCGCCACCCCCGTCGACTTCTCGTACGCGGTCCACACCGAGGTCGGCCACCGCACCATAGGGGCGCGGGTCAACGGGCGGCTCGTGCCGCTCGAATCGACCCTCGACAACGGCGACCTGGTCGAGGTCTTCACCTCCAAGGCCGCC contains these protein-coding regions:
- a CDS encoding adenine phosphoribosyltransferase, with protein sequence MTAETQDVAELLLSRIRDVPDYPKPGVLFKDITPLLADPAAFTALTDALAGLCSAHGATKIVGLEARGFILAAPVAVRAGLGFIPVRKAGKLPGATLRQAYELEYGTAEIEVHAEDLAAGDRVMVIDDVLATGGTAEASIELIRRAGAEVAGVAVLMELGFLPGRARLEPALNGAPLTALITV
- a CDS encoding bifunctional (p)ppGpp synthetase/guanosine-3',5'-bis(diphosphate) 3'-pyrophosphohydrolase, with product MPDEAQSLSAAQPDPKAEKAAPGTGTPQNKPAETRPTPAAAAPAPAPATPERPAPARSGGSSNRVRARLARLGVQRSSPYNPVLEPLLRIVRSNDPKIETATLRQIERAYQVAERWHRGQKRKSGDPYITHPLAVTTILAELGMDPATLMAGLLHDTVEDTEYGLEDLRRDFGDQVTLLVDGVTKLDKVRFGEAAQAETVRKMVVAMAKDPRVLVIKLADRLHNMRTMRYLKREKQEKKARETLEIYAPLAHRLGMNTIKWELEDLAFAILYPKMYDEIVRLVAERAPKRDEYLAIVTDEVQADLRAARIKATVTGRPKHYYSVYQKMIVRGRDFAEIYDLVGIRVLVDTVRDCYAALGTVHARWNPVPGRFKDYIAMPKFNMYQSLHTTVIGPNGKPVELQIRTFDMHRRAEYGIAAHWKYKQEAVAGASKVRTDVPRKTGKDDHLNDMAWLRQLLDWQKETEDPGEFLESLRFDLSRNEVFVFTPKGDVIALPAGATPVDFSYAVHTEVGHRTIGARVNGRLVPLESTLDNGDLVEVFTSKAAGAGPSRDWLGFVKSPRARNKIRAWFSKERRDEAIEQGKDAIARAMRKQNLPIQRILTGDSLVTLAHEMRYSDISSLYAAIGEGHVTAQSIVQKLVQALGGEEAATEDIDEAAPPTRGRSKRRSSADPGVVVKGVEDVWVKLARCCTPVPGDPIIGFVTRGSGVSVHRSDCVNVESLSREPERILDVEWAPTQSSVFLVAIQVEALDRSRLLSDVTRVLSDQHVNILSAAVQTSRDRVATSRFTFEMGDPKHLGHVLKAVRGVEGVYDVYRVTSARRP